One segment of Chionomys nivalis chromosome 1, mChiNiv1.1, whole genome shotgun sequence DNA contains the following:
- the Pyroxd1 gene encoding pyridine nucleotide-disulfide oxidoreductase domain-containing protein 1 isoform X1 gives MGGMLRSGLLEPSVPGLRGPGQTAGVGSACLTGKPEPSQIPGGMLAVTFPEEDILLVTASPVIKAVTNFKQVSKVLEEFDVEEQPSTVLENRFPNIKVIESGVRQLKSEEHCIVTEDGRQHVYKKLCLCAGAKPKLICEGNPYVLGIRDTDSAQEFQKQLTKAKRIMIVGNGGIALELVYEIEGCEVIWAIKDKAIGNTFFDAGAAEFLISKLMSEKSEPKIAHRRTIYTVEGARKENRTKAKVENVGSALGPDWHGDLDLKGTEEFSHSIHIETKCEVKKIYLQEEFKIMKKKPLTFPKDQHKSVTVDKEVWPVYVELTNGKIYGCDFLVSATGVTPNVHPFLHGNNFDLGEDGGLKVDDQMRTSLPDIYAAGDICTACWQPSPVWQQMRLWTQARQMGWYAAKCMAAAGLGQSSDMDFSFELFAHVTKFFNYKVVLLGKYNAQGLGSDHELMLRCTRGQEYVKVVMQNGRMMGAVLIGETDLEETFENLILNQMDLSSYGEDLLDPDIDIEDYFD, from the exons cTGGCTGTTACCTTTCCTGAAGAAGACATTCTCCTGGTAACAGCCTCTCCTGTTATCAAAGCAGTTACAAACTTCAAACAG GTCTCTAAAGTATTGGAAGAATTTGATGTTGAAGAACAGCCAAGTACTGTGTTGGAAAATCGCTTTCCCAACATTAAGGTCATAGAGTCGGGAGTAAGACAGCTGAAGAGTGAAGAACAT TGTATCGTCACAGAAGATGGCCGTCAACATGTGTATAAGAAACTCTGTCTGTGTGCTGGAGCTAAGCCAAAGTTGATCTGTGAGGGAAATCCATACGTGTTAGGAATCCGTGATACCGACAGTGCTCAG GAATTTCAGAAACAGCTTACAAAAGCCAAGAGGATAATGATCGTCGGGAATGGTGGCATTGCGCTTGAGCTGGT GTATGAAATTGAAGGCTGTGAAGTGATTTGGGCCATAAAGGATAAAGCCATTGGGAATACTTTCTTTGATGCAGGCGCAGCAGAGTTTTTGATTTCAAAGCTCATGTCTGAAAAATCAGAGCCTAAAATTGCTCATAGAAGAACCATATACACCGTTGAAG GAgcgagaaaggaaaacagaaccaAAGCTAAAGTTGAAAACGTGGGCAGTGCCCTCGGACCAGACTGGCACGGAGACTTGGATCTGAAAGGAACAGAAGAG TTTTCACACAGTATTCACATTGAAACCAAATGTGAAGTCAAGAAAATCTACCTTCAAGAGGAGTTTAAGATTATGAAGAAAAAGCCCTTGACTTTTCCAAAGGATCAGCATAAGTCAGTTACAGTTgataaag aagtgTGGCCTGTGTATGTGGAACTAACCAATGGGAAGATCTACGGCTGTGATTTCCTTGTCAGTGCTACGGGAGTCACGCCAAATGTACACCCTTTCCTCCACGGAAACAAT TTTGATCTAGGAGAAGATGGTGGCCTGAAAGTGGATGACCAGATGCGCACGTCACTTCCTGACATCTATGCTGCTGGAGACATCTGTACTGCATGCTGGCAGCCGAGCCCAGTCTGGCAGCAG ATGAGACTATGGACCCAGGCACGGCAGATGGGCTGGTATGCAGCCAAGTGCATGGCTGCAGCTGGTTTGGGACAGTCTAGCGACATGGATTTCAGCTTTGAACTGTTTGCTCATGTCACAAAATTCTTTAACTATAAG GTTGTGCTGCTGGGAAAATACAATGCACAAGGCCTAGGCTCAGATCACGAGTTAATGCTGAGGTGCACCAGAGGACAAGAGTATGTCAAAGTCGTCATGCAGAATGGACGCATGATGGGAGCTGTCTTAATTGGTGAAACTGATTTAGaggaaacatttgaaaatttaattttaaaccaGATGGACCTTTCATCATACGGAGAGGATCTCCTAGATCCAGATATCGACATAGAGGATTATTTTGACTGA
- the Pyroxd1 gene encoding pyridine nucleotide-disulfide oxidoreductase domain-containing protein 1 isoform X3, with protein sequence MKFSFLLAVTFPEEDILLVTASPVIKAVTNFKQVSKVLEEFDVEEQPSTVLENRFPNIKVIESGVRQLKSEEHCIVTEDGRQHVYKKLCLCAGAKPKLICEGNPYVLGIRDTDSAQEFQKQLTKAKRIMIVGNGGIALELVYEIEGCEVIWAIKDKAIGNTFFDAGAAEFLISKLMSEKSEPKIAHRRTIYTVEGARKENRTKAKVENVGSALGPDWHGDLDLKGTEEFSHSIHIETKCEVKKIYLQEEFKIMKKKPLTFPKDQHKSVTVDKEVWPVYVELTNGKIYGCDFLVSATGVTPNVHPFLHGNNFDLGEDGGLKVDDQMRTSLPDIYAAGDICTACWQPSPVWQQMRLWTQARQMGWYAAKCMAAAGLGQSSDMDFSFELFAHVTKFFNYKVVLLGKYNAQGLGSDHELMLRCTRGQEYVKVVMQNGRMMGAVLIGETDLEETFENLILNQMDLSSYGEDLLDPDIDIEDYFD encoded by the exons cTGGCTGTTACCTTTCCTGAAGAAGACATTCTCCTGGTAACAGCCTCTCCTGTTATCAAAGCAGTTACAAACTTCAAACAG GTCTCTAAAGTATTGGAAGAATTTGATGTTGAAGAACAGCCAAGTACTGTGTTGGAAAATCGCTTTCCCAACATTAAGGTCATAGAGTCGGGAGTAAGACAGCTGAAGAGTGAAGAACAT TGTATCGTCACAGAAGATGGCCGTCAACATGTGTATAAGAAACTCTGTCTGTGTGCTGGAGCTAAGCCAAAGTTGATCTGTGAGGGAAATCCATACGTGTTAGGAATCCGTGATACCGACAGTGCTCAG GAATTTCAGAAACAGCTTACAAAAGCCAAGAGGATAATGATCGTCGGGAATGGTGGCATTGCGCTTGAGCTGGT GTATGAAATTGAAGGCTGTGAAGTGATTTGGGCCATAAAGGATAAAGCCATTGGGAATACTTTCTTTGATGCAGGCGCAGCAGAGTTTTTGATTTCAAAGCTCATGTCTGAAAAATCAGAGCCTAAAATTGCTCATAGAAGAACCATATACACCGTTGAAG GAgcgagaaaggaaaacagaaccaAAGCTAAAGTTGAAAACGTGGGCAGTGCCCTCGGACCAGACTGGCACGGAGACTTGGATCTGAAAGGAACAGAAGAG TTTTCACACAGTATTCACATTGAAACCAAATGTGAAGTCAAGAAAATCTACCTTCAAGAGGAGTTTAAGATTATGAAGAAAAAGCCCTTGACTTTTCCAAAGGATCAGCATAAGTCAGTTACAGTTgataaag aagtgTGGCCTGTGTATGTGGAACTAACCAATGGGAAGATCTACGGCTGTGATTTCCTTGTCAGTGCTACGGGAGTCACGCCAAATGTACACCCTTTCCTCCACGGAAACAAT TTTGATCTAGGAGAAGATGGTGGCCTGAAAGTGGATGACCAGATGCGCACGTCACTTCCTGACATCTATGCTGCTGGAGACATCTGTACTGCATGCTGGCAGCCGAGCCCAGTCTGGCAGCAG ATGAGACTATGGACCCAGGCACGGCAGATGGGCTGGTATGCAGCCAAGTGCATGGCTGCAGCTGGTTTGGGACAGTCTAGCGACATGGATTTCAGCTTTGAACTGTTTGCTCATGTCACAAAATTCTTTAACTATAAG GTTGTGCTGCTGGGAAAATACAATGCACAAGGCCTAGGCTCAGATCACGAGTTAATGCTGAGGTGCACCAGAGGACAAGAGTATGTCAAAGTCGTCATGCAGAATGGACGCATGATGGGAGCTGTCTTAATTGGTGAAACTGATTTAGaggaaacatttgaaaatttaattttaaaccaGATGGACCTTTCATCATACGGAGAGGATCTCCTAGATCCAGATATCGACATAGAGGATTATTTTGACTGA
- the Pyroxd1 gene encoding pyridine nucleotide-disulfide oxidoreductase domain-containing protein 1 isoform X2 — MEAARSVGPFVVVGGGIAGVTCAEQLAVTFPEEDILLVTASPVIKAVTNFKQVSKVLEEFDVEEQPSTVLENRFPNIKVIESGVRQLKSEEHCIVTEDGRQHVYKKLCLCAGAKPKLICEGNPYVLGIRDTDSAQEFQKQLTKAKRIMIVGNGGIALELVYEIEGCEVIWAIKDKAIGNTFFDAGAAEFLISKLMSEKSEPKIAHRRTIYTVEGARKENRTKAKVENVGSALGPDWHGDLDLKGTEEFSHSIHIETKCEVKKIYLQEEFKIMKKKPLTFPKDQHKSVTVDKEVWPVYVELTNGKIYGCDFLVSATGVTPNVHPFLHGNNFDLGEDGGLKVDDQMRTSLPDIYAAGDICTACWQPSPVWQQMRLWTQARQMGWYAAKCMAAAGLGQSSDMDFSFELFAHVTKFFNYKVVLLGKYNAQGLGSDHELMLRCTRGQEYVKVVMQNGRMMGAVLIGETDLEETFENLILNQMDLSSYGEDLLDPDIDIEDYFD, encoded by the exons cTGGCTGTTACCTTTCCTGAAGAAGACATTCTCCTGGTAACAGCCTCTCCTGTTATCAAAGCAGTTACAAACTTCAAACAG GTCTCTAAAGTATTGGAAGAATTTGATGTTGAAGAACAGCCAAGTACTGTGTTGGAAAATCGCTTTCCCAACATTAAGGTCATAGAGTCGGGAGTAAGACAGCTGAAGAGTGAAGAACAT TGTATCGTCACAGAAGATGGCCGTCAACATGTGTATAAGAAACTCTGTCTGTGTGCTGGAGCTAAGCCAAAGTTGATCTGTGAGGGAAATCCATACGTGTTAGGAATCCGTGATACCGACAGTGCTCAG GAATTTCAGAAACAGCTTACAAAAGCCAAGAGGATAATGATCGTCGGGAATGGTGGCATTGCGCTTGAGCTGGT GTATGAAATTGAAGGCTGTGAAGTGATTTGGGCCATAAAGGATAAAGCCATTGGGAATACTTTCTTTGATGCAGGCGCAGCAGAGTTTTTGATTTCAAAGCTCATGTCTGAAAAATCAGAGCCTAAAATTGCTCATAGAAGAACCATATACACCGTTGAAG GAgcgagaaaggaaaacagaaccaAAGCTAAAGTTGAAAACGTGGGCAGTGCCCTCGGACCAGACTGGCACGGAGACTTGGATCTGAAAGGAACAGAAGAG TTTTCACACAGTATTCACATTGAAACCAAATGTGAAGTCAAGAAAATCTACCTTCAAGAGGAGTTTAAGATTATGAAGAAAAAGCCCTTGACTTTTCCAAAGGATCAGCATAAGTCAGTTACAGTTgataaag aagtgTGGCCTGTGTATGTGGAACTAACCAATGGGAAGATCTACGGCTGTGATTTCCTTGTCAGTGCTACGGGAGTCACGCCAAATGTACACCCTTTCCTCCACGGAAACAAT TTTGATCTAGGAGAAGATGGTGGCCTGAAAGTGGATGACCAGATGCGCACGTCACTTCCTGACATCTATGCTGCTGGAGACATCTGTACTGCATGCTGGCAGCCGAGCCCAGTCTGGCAGCAG ATGAGACTATGGACCCAGGCACGGCAGATGGGCTGGTATGCAGCCAAGTGCATGGCTGCAGCTGGTTTGGGACAGTCTAGCGACATGGATTTCAGCTTTGAACTGTTTGCTCATGTCACAAAATTCTTTAACTATAAG GTTGTGCTGCTGGGAAAATACAATGCACAAGGCCTAGGCTCAGATCACGAGTTAATGCTGAGGTGCACCAGAGGACAAGAGTATGTCAAAGTCGTCATGCAGAATGGACGCATGATGGGAGCTGTCTTAATTGGTGAAACTGATTTAGaggaaacatttgaaaatttaattttaaaccaGATGGACCTTTCATCATACGGAGAGGATCTCCTAGATCCAGATATCGACATAGAGGATTATTTTGACTGA
- the Pyroxd1 gene encoding pyridine nucleotide-disulfide oxidoreductase domain-containing protein 1 isoform X4, translating to MVALRLSWCAAEFLISKLMSEKSEPKIAHRRTIYTVEGARKENRTKAKVENVGSALGPDWHGDLDLKGTEEFSHSIHIETKCEVKKIYLQEEFKIMKKKPLTFPKDQHKSVTVDKEVWPVYVELTNGKIYGCDFLVSATGVTPNVHPFLHGNNFDLGEDGGLKVDDQMRTSLPDIYAAGDICTACWQPSPVWQQMRLWTQARQMGWYAAKCMAAAGLGQSSDMDFSFELFAHVTKFFNYKVVLLGKYNAQGLGSDHELMLRCTRGQEYVKVVMQNGRMMGAVLIGETDLEETFENLILNQMDLSSYGEDLLDPDIDIEDYFD from the exons ATGGTGGCATTGCGCTTGAGCTGGT GCGCAGCAGAGTTTTTGATTTCAAAGCTCATGTCTGAAAAATCAGAGCCTAAAATTGCTCATAGAAGAACCATATACACCGTTGAAG GAgcgagaaaggaaaacagaaccaAAGCTAAAGTTGAAAACGTGGGCAGTGCCCTCGGACCAGACTGGCACGGAGACTTGGATCTGAAAGGAACAGAAGAG TTTTCACACAGTATTCACATTGAAACCAAATGTGAAGTCAAGAAAATCTACCTTCAAGAGGAGTTTAAGATTATGAAGAAAAAGCCCTTGACTTTTCCAAAGGATCAGCATAAGTCAGTTACAGTTgataaag aagtgTGGCCTGTGTATGTGGAACTAACCAATGGGAAGATCTACGGCTGTGATTTCCTTGTCAGTGCTACGGGAGTCACGCCAAATGTACACCCTTTCCTCCACGGAAACAAT TTTGATCTAGGAGAAGATGGTGGCCTGAAAGTGGATGACCAGATGCGCACGTCACTTCCTGACATCTATGCTGCTGGAGACATCTGTACTGCATGCTGGCAGCCGAGCCCAGTCTGGCAGCAG ATGAGACTATGGACCCAGGCACGGCAGATGGGCTGGTATGCAGCCAAGTGCATGGCTGCAGCTGGTTTGGGACAGTCTAGCGACATGGATTTCAGCTTTGAACTGTTTGCTCATGTCACAAAATTCTTTAACTATAAG GTTGTGCTGCTGGGAAAATACAATGCACAAGGCCTAGGCTCAGATCACGAGTTAATGCTGAGGTGCACCAGAGGACAAGAGTATGTCAAAGTCGTCATGCAGAATGGACGCATGATGGGAGCTGTCTTAATTGGTGAAACTGATTTAGaggaaacatttgaaaatttaattttaaaccaGATGGACCTTTCATCATACGGAGAGGATCTCCTAGATCCAGATATCGACATAGAGGATTATTTTGACTGA